One Desulfobulbus propionicus DSM 2032 DNA segment encodes these proteins:
- the phoU gene encoding phosphate signaling complex protein PhoU, whose protein sequence is MHFHREIDQLKQMILQLGTLVEDRLRRACTILETGDEVQAQAVITGDWEVDDMEIRVEEECLKILALHQPVARDLRLIVSIIKINSELERIADIAVNIAKRVVTINRNRADGFVVAIDYQPMATKALEMVKTSLDALVTEDAALARRIFLMDDEVNRMRDDAYKTVIGEISHHPDHAACLVNTYLIARHLERIGDRANNIAEEVIYLVEGEIVRSSEDPA, encoded by the coding sequence ATGCATTTCCACCGTGAGATCGATCAGCTGAAACAGATGATTCTTCAACTGGGCACCCTGGTGGAAGACCGGTTGCGCCGCGCCTGCACCATCCTGGAAACCGGGGACGAGGTTCAGGCCCAGGCGGTGATCACCGGCGACTGGGAGGTGGACGACATGGAGATCCGGGTGGAGGAGGAGTGCCTGAAAATCCTGGCCCTGCATCAGCCGGTGGCCCGCGACCTGCGGCTGATCGTCTCGATCATCAAGATCAACAGCGAGCTGGAGCGGATTGCCGATATCGCGGTCAATATCGCCAAGCGGGTGGTAACCATCAACCGCAACAGAGCCGACGGCTTTGTCGTGGCCATTGACTATCAGCCCATGGCCACGAAGGCCCTGGAAATGGTCAAGACCAGCCTCGATGCCCTGGTGACCGAGGATGCGGCCCTGGCCCGGCGGATCTTTCTCATGGACGACGAGGTCAATCGGATGCGCGACGATGCCTACAAGACAGTGATCGGCGAGATCAGCCACCATCCCGATCACGCCGCCTGCCTGGTCAACACCTATCTCATCGCCCGTCATCTGGAGCGGATCGGCGACCGGGCCAACAATATCGCCGAAGAGGTGATCTACCTTGTCGAGGGCGAGATCGTGCGCAGCAGCGAGGATCCCGCCTGA
- a CDS encoding response regulator transcription factor → MRKPSILVVEDDADIQQLVSYNLIKAGFNVTCADSGEEALQLLAREPIDAMVLDLMLPGKDGNEVCRAVRGQEAIKGLPIIMLTAKSEEDDIVSGLECGADDYVTKPFSPRVLIARLEAALRRTPEPVVDADEQAGFISRHGMDIHPGRHEVRVDGQEIHLTASEFTILALLAGRPGWVFSRQQIIDQVRGYDYSITPRAVDVQIFGLRKKLGSAGTCIETVRGIGYRIRE, encoded by the coding sequence GTGAGAAAACCAAGCATTCTGGTTGTCGAGGACGACGCCGACATCCAACAGCTTGTCAGCTACAACTTGATCAAGGCCGGTTTCAACGTCACCTGCGCCGACAGCGGCGAGGAAGCGTTGCAGCTGCTCGCCCGCGAACCGATCGACGCCATGGTGCTCGATCTGATGCTGCCAGGCAAGGACGGCAACGAGGTCTGCCGAGCGGTGCGCGGCCAGGAGGCGATCAAGGGACTGCCGATCATCATGCTCACCGCCAAGAGCGAGGAGGACGACATCGTCAGCGGTCTGGAGTGCGGGGCCGATGATTACGTCACCAAACCCTTCAGTCCCCGGGTGTTGATCGCCCGCCTCGAGGCGGCCCTGCGCCGCACGCCGGAACCGGTCGTGGACGCGGACGAGCAGGCCGGATTCATCAGCCGCCATGGCATGGATATCCATCCGGGCCGCCACGAGGTTCGTGTCGATGGCCAGGAGATCCACCTCACCGCCTCGGAGTTCACCATTCTCGCCCTGCTGGCCGGCCGGCCGGGCTGGGTCTTTTCCCGCCAGCAGATCATCGATCAGGTACGCGGCTACGATTACAGCATCACCCCCCGGGCGGTGGACGTGCAGATCTTCGGTCTGCGCAAGAAACTGGGGTCGGCCGGCACCTGCATCGAAACCGTCCGCGGCATCGGTTACCGCATCCGCGAGTGA